The following proteins are encoded in a genomic region of Elgaria multicarinata webbii isolate HBS135686 ecotype San Diego chromosome 16, rElgMul1.1.pri, whole genome shotgun sequence:
- the MINDY2 gene encoding ubiquitin carboxyl-terminal hydrolase MINDY-2, with amino-acid sequence MNVLLLAWKVKLPPMMEIITAEQLMEYLGDYILDSKPKEITEIQRLNYEQNMSDAMAILHKLQTGLDVNVKFTGVRVFEYTPECIVFDLLDIPLYHGWLVDPQIADIVKAVGNCSYNQLVEKIICCKQSDNSELIDEGSVAEQFLNNTATQLTYHGLCELTSTVQEGELCVFFRNNHFSTMTKHKGQLYLLVTDQGFLTEDKVVWESLHNVDGDGNFCDSEFHLRPPSDPETVYRGQQDQIDQDYLMALSLQQEQQSQDINWEQLPEGISDLELAKKLQEEEDRRASQYYQEQEQAAATTATAAQVQQVQGAASPSTGRQSGGSERKRKEPREKEKEKEREKEKNSCALL; translated from the exons ATGAACGTGCTGCTCCTGGCCTGGAAG GTGAAACTGCCACCAATGATGGAAATCATAACTGCTGAGCAATTGATGGAATACTTAG gaGACTATATCCTTGATTCCAAACCAAAAGAAATCACTGAAATCCAGCGCTTAAACTATGAGCAG AATATGAGTGATGCCATGGCAATCTTGCATAAGCTTCAGACGGGACTTGACGTGAATGTGAAGTTCACTGGTGTACGAGTCTTTGAATATACCCCTGAATGCATTGTATTCGATCTTCTCGATATTCCGTTATACCATGGATGGCTAGTAGACCCTCAG ATTGCTGACATTGTGAAAGCAGTCGGTAACTGCAGCTACAATCAGCTGGTGGAGAAAATAATTTGTTGTAAGCAGTCAGACAACAGTGAGCTAATCGATGAAG GTTCTGTAGCAGAGCAGTTTCTAAACAACACAGCCACTCAGTTGACTTACCATGGATTATGTGAGTTAACTTCCACTGTTCAAGAAGGAGAATTATGTGTATTCTTTAGAAACAACCACTTTAGCACCATGACTAAACATAAG ggTCAGCTTTACCTTCTGGTGACAGACCAGGGATTCCTTACAGAAGATAAAGTCGTTTGGGAAAGCCTACACAATGTGGATGGGGATGGAAACTTCTGTGACTCTGAGTTCCACCTAAGACCTCCATCTGATCCAGAAACAGTATACAGAGGACAACAAGATCAGATAGACCAG GACTACCTGATGGCATTGTCCTTGCAACAAGAACAGCAAAGCCAAGACATCAATTGGGAGCAGCTGCCAGAAGGAATAAGTGACCTTGAGCTTGCCAAGAAACTTCAGGAAGAAGAGGACAGGCGGGCTTCTCAGTACTATCAGGAGCAAGAGCaagctgccgccaccaccgccactgCTGCTCAGGTCCAG CAAGTGCAGGGAGCTGCCTCTCCGTCAACTGGAAGACAATCAGGGGGCAGTGAACGGAAACGAAAAGAACCtcgggagaaggagaaggaaaaggagcgtGAGAAAGAGAAGAACAGCTGCGCGCTGCTATAG